From Methanorbis rubei, one genomic window encodes:
- a CDS encoding DEAD/DEAH box helicase: MEIPEMHTRVFEARTAVHKRPATAVSPAVAGYLANHNISLYTHQADAYDAVTAGKNIILTTPTASGKTLAYALPVFEKLMQNRDATALFIYPTKALTRDQLAVFDKLDKDLGAKTRPAIYDGDTPREARGKIRSSSRIILTNMYELHQILAWRMQWGDFWANLSAIVIDEAHRYRGIFGSHIALLLRRLRRICSYYDARPQFVLSSATIGGAETFAETLTGLPALEVSNDGSPRAKQTFRLYNPSASGKSSITATADLIRDQVQSGMQTLCFTKSRNMAEITAMRCREDMPNTGISSYRGGYRPNERRNIEKNLKEGDLSGVISTNALELGIDVGGLDSVIISGFPGTMMSVRQQAGRAGRAGKDALITFVAQQNPLDQYFMRYPDAFFDAPHEQPILDLENPYVLREHILCAAAELPYRTERDAAYFGETAADILPVLKDEHLIASTPKGFVYCGTEPPAQKVSLSGKSSGTWTVVFKNTVLETMDEYQMFREAYPGAIIFHQGERYVVEETDRKNLTIRVKKSLDNYRTRSLHTTDIRILSREKTCRHGSLLVHYGSVLVSTQMLGYSVLEYDQIVATHPLEVPAMEFTTKACWITPDAEGIITPSEIAGALHGAEHALIAAMPVHVLCDRSDIGGVSTPFHPDAGDAAIFIYDGVPGGVGLAEKAATVFPEIVRLARNMVAGCSCETGCPSCIHSPKCGNNNQPLSKAGTVALLSSLTSCLGIENP, translated from the coding sequence ATGGAAATTCCTGAGATGCATACACGGGTGTTTGAAGCAAGGACTGCTGTGCATAAACGTCCGGCAACCGCTGTATCGCCAGCGGTTGCAGGATATCTGGCAAATCACAATATCTCGCTCTACACCCATCAGGCTGATGCATATGATGCGGTCACCGCAGGAAAAAATATCATCCTCACGACCCCTACGGCTTCCGGAAAAACCCTTGCATATGCGTTGCCGGTTTTTGAAAAGCTGATGCAGAATCGTGATGCGACCGCGCTCTTCATCTACCCGACCAAAGCTCTGACCCGCGATCAGCTCGCAGTCTTTGACAAACTTGACAAAGATCTCGGCGCAAAGACCAGACCAGCAATCTATGACGGCGACACGCCCCGCGAAGCCAGGGGAAAGATCAGATCCAGCTCCCGGATAATTCTCACCAACATGTATGAGCTGCACCAGATTCTCGCATGGAGAATGCAGTGGGGCGACTTCTGGGCGAACCTTAGTGCGATCGTCATCGACGAAGCCCACCGGTATCGCGGAATCTTCGGCTCCCACATCGCCCTTCTCCTTCGGCGCCTTCGGCGCATATGCAGCTACTATGACGCTCGTCCGCAGTTTGTTCTGTCGTCTGCAACCATTGGAGGAGCCGAAACATTTGCAGAAACCCTCACCGGTCTTCCGGCGCTCGAAGTATCCAACGACGGCTCACCACGTGCGAAACAGACGTTTCGGCTTTACAATCCTTCAGCCTCCGGCAAGAGCAGCATTACCGCGACCGCTGATCTCATCCGTGATCAGGTGCAGAGCGGCATGCAGACACTCTGCTTCACCAAATCCCGCAACATGGCTGAGATAACCGCCATGCGATGCAGGGAAGATATGCCAAACACCGGCATCTCCTCCTATCGCGGCGGCTACCGCCCGAACGAACGGCGAAACATCGAAAAGAATCTGAAAGAAGGCGATCTCTCAGGCGTCATCAGCACGAATGCGCTTGAACTCGGCATCGATGTCGGTGGTCTTGACTCGGTGATCATCAGCGGATTTCCAGGCACCATGATGTCGGTCCGCCAGCAGGCAGGGAGAGCCGGCCGGGCCGGAAAAGACGCGCTCATCACCTTTGTCGCCCAGCAGAATCCGCTCGACCAGTACTTTATGCGCTATCCGGACGCCTTCTTCGACGCGCCTCACGAGCAGCCGATTCTCGATCTGGAAAATCCCTATGTCTTGCGCGAACACATCCTCTGCGCAGCAGCCGAGCTCCCGTACCGGACCGAACGCGATGCCGCCTACTTTGGGGAGACCGCCGCAGATATTCTTCCGGTCCTCAAAGACGAACACCTGATAGCAAGTACCCCCAAAGGTTTCGTCTACTGCGGCACCGAACCTCCTGCGCAGAAAGTTTCCCTCTCCGGTAAAAGTTCAGGCACATGGACGGTTGTTTTCAAAAACACGGTGCTCGAAACAATGGACGAGTATCAGATGTTTCGCGAGGCGTACCCGGGAGCAATCATCTTCCATCAGGGCGAACGGTACGTTGTGGAAGAGACCGACCGCAAAAATCTCACCATCCGCGTGAAGAAATCCCTTGACAACTATCGCACGCGTTCGCTTCACACAACCGACATCCGCATCCTCTCGCGCGAAAAAACCTGTAGACACGGAAGCCTTTTGGTTCACTACGGTTCGGTCCTTGTCTCGACCCAGATGCTTGGCTACTCGGTCCTTGAGTATGATCAGATTGTGGCAACCCATCCTCTGGAAGTTCCTGCAATGGAGTTCACCACCAAAGCCTGCTGGATCACGCCTGACGCCGAAGGCATCATCACACCTTCCGAAATTGCCGGAGCCCTGCATGGTGCGGAGCATGCCCTCATTGCCGCAATGCCGGTTCATGTTCTCTGCGACCGCTCAGACATCGGGGGTGTCTCAACACCGTTCCATCCTGATGCAGGAGACGCTGCGATCTTCATCTATGACGGAGTTCCGGGCGGCGTCGGCCTTGCGGAGAAAGCCGCGACCGTCTTCCCCGAGATCGTCCGGCTTGCCCGCAACATGGTTGCAGGCTGTTCATGTGAAACCGGCTGTCCGTCCTGCATCCACTCCCCCAAATGCGGAAACAACAATCAGCCGTTAAGCAAAGCAGGCACGGTCGCGCTTCTCTCCTCGCTTACATCCTGCCTTGGAATCGAAAACCCATGA
- a CDS encoding ribonuclease H-like domain-containing protein: protein MMQVLEQAFTPALSLKTTAAGGRSSRAEVWETETADGSCLAVESVHPMPDVFLAEETLRERLMQEISLVRGIGPEREKMCRRRGIQTLDDLRRTNWKAEANETAGIIRNGSPKEIIRLFTNKGRGADPLLTGFGAVVPRDDLLFFDIETLGMVHSPIILFGCGVCDGENLRVTQYLLRNIGEELPALELVADIMRNHPVLVTYNGRSFDLPFTNNRLAYYGERECRPNLHFDLLHPSRRLFRADLPDCCLGTVEEYVLGCGREDDLPGYLVPVYYQRYLRTGNPEPLKEIVDHNRSDVTSLALLLAKQTEMMYGNS from the coding sequence ATGATGCAGGTACTGGAACAGGCATTCACGCCGGCCCTGTCGCTGAAAACGACTGCTGCCGGAGGCCGCAGCAGCAGAGCTGAGGTATGGGAGACAGAGACAGCGGACGGCTCCTGCCTTGCTGTTGAGTCAGTGCATCCGATGCCGGATGTTTTTCTCGCTGAAGAGACTCTCCGTGAGCGACTGATGCAGGAGATCAGTCTTGTCCGCGGTATCGGACCGGAACGGGAAAAGATGTGCAGACGCCGCGGCATTCAGACGCTGGACGACCTGCGGCGCACGAACTGGAAGGCAGAAGCGAACGAGACCGCTGGAATCATCAGAAACGGTTCTCCGAAAGAGATCATCCGGCTGTTTACGAACAAAGGCCGCGGTGCAGATCCCCTCCTCACCGGATTTGGTGCGGTTGTTCCGCGGGATGATCTCCTCTTCTTTGACATCGAGACGCTTGGCATGGTGCACTCGCCGATCATTCTCTTCGGCTGCGGTGTGTGCGACGGAGAAAACCTCCGCGTCACCCAGTATCTGCTGCGAAACATCGGCGAAGAACTGCCGGCCCTCGAACTTGTCGCAGACATCATGCGAAACCATCCGGTGCTCGTCACTTACAACGGCAGATCCTTCGATCTTCCGTTCACCAACAACCGTCTCGCCTACTACGGCGAACGCGAGTGCAGACCAAACCTCCACTTCGATCTCCTGCACCCCTCACGGAGATTGTTCAGAGCCGACCTGCCGGACTGCTGTCTTGGCACGGTCGAAGAGTATGTGCTCGGCTGCGGCAGAGAGGATGACCTCCCCGGCTACCTTGTGCCGGTTTACTACCAGAGATATCTGCGGACCGGCAATCCTGAGCCGCTCAAGGAAATTGTTGATCACAACAGGAGCGATGTCACAAGCCTCGCCCTGCTGCTCGCAAAACAGACGGAGATGATGTATGGAAATTCCTGA
- a CDS encoding ABC transporter ATP-binding protein yields MLEISNLHVEVGGREVLHGVSLKISDGETHVLLGPNGSGKTTLLRTIMGFGSSRVTSGKILFNGIDVTAKPVHERAQLGMGIMFQRPPTISGLKLGKFLNATTKIGEENIPELAERMHMTKFLDRDVNAGFSGGEIKRSEVLQLMVQNPSFVMLDEPESGVDVENMELLGNAAATLLEKDQHMINRTKSGLIITHTGYILDYIEADVGHVLIDGQMRCSGNPREILRSVKTSGYKECIACQK; encoded by the coding sequence ATGCTTGAGATCAGCAATCTTCATGTGGAAGTTGGCGGACGCGAGGTCCTCCACGGCGTTAGTCTAAAGATTAGCGACGGCGAAACCCACGTTCTCCTTGGCCCGAACGGCTCGGGAAAGACCACCCTTCTGCGCACCATAATGGGATTTGGCAGCTCCCGGGTCACCAGCGGCAAAATACTTTTCAACGGCATTGATGTCACCGCAAAGCCTGTCCACGAACGGGCACAGCTTGGGATGGGCATCATGTTCCAGCGGCCGCCCACCATCTCCGGCTTAAAGCTCGGCAAGTTCCTCAACGCGACCACCAAGATAGGCGAAGAAAATATCCCCGAACTTGCAGAGCGGATGCACATGACAAAGTTCCTTGACCGCGACGTCAACGCAGGATTCTCCGGCGGCGAGATCAAACGCAGCGAAGTCCTGCAGCTCATGGTCCAGAACCCATCCTTTGTCATGCTCGACGAACCCGAAAGCGGTGTCGACGTCGAAAACATGGAACTGCTCGGCAACGCCGCAGCAACCCTCCTCGAAAAAGACCAGCACATGATCAACCGCACCAAATCCGGCCTTATCATCACCCATACCGGCTACATCCTCGACTACATCGAAGCTGACGTCGGCCATGTCTTAATCGACGGACAGATGCGGTGCAGCGGAAACCCGCGGGAAATTCTCCGGAGTGTCAAAACATCCGGCTACAAGGAGTGTATCGCATGCCAGAAATGA
- a CDS encoding SufD family Fe-S cluster assembly protein yields MPEMNGFDAISKEDKERLALTGIQTDSLEGRAGSFLLVNDHVLHAGSNAEGVEVMMIDKALEKYSWLSEYCWKIVPKDKDQYTQYVADHPQRGYVIIARKGAKTTFPLQSCMFLQGDSIQAVHNIVIAEEGAEVHLIAGCASSFATKEGAHYGINEIYVGKNAKVTSTMIHTWGEQIEVFPRTASVVEEGGTFISNYVCMKPTKMVQMYPTAYLRGKGAVARFSGVIVAGPGSHIDSGSRAVLEAPETSAELITRAITNGGTIISRGAIIAHVPQTKGHIECRGLILKDGIMHAIPEIDGRVTDVELSHEAAVGKIARDEIEYLMARGLSEEEATATIIRGFLDVRIEGLPDALQKQIDDAIDSADHGF; encoded by the coding sequence ATGCCAGAAATGAACGGCTTTGACGCCATCAGCAAAGAAGACAAGGAACGCCTCGCACTCACCGGAATCCAGACCGATTCACTCGAAGGACGTGCAGGAAGCTTCCTCCTTGTCAACGACCATGTCCTCCATGCAGGCTCCAACGCAGAAGGCGTTGAAGTCATGATGATCGACAAAGCCCTCGAAAAATACTCCTGGCTGTCGGAATACTGCTGGAAAATTGTTCCAAAAGACAAAGACCAGTACACCCAATATGTCGCCGACCATCCGCAGAGAGGCTACGTCATCATCGCCCGCAAAGGAGCAAAGACCACGTTCCCGCTCCAGAGCTGCATGTTTTTACAGGGAGACTCTATCCAGGCAGTTCACAACATCGTTATCGCCGAAGAGGGAGCTGAGGTTCACTTGATTGCAGGCTGCGCAAGTTCGTTTGCAACCAAAGAAGGAGCTCACTATGGTATCAATGAGATCTATGTCGGCAAGAACGCGAAAGTCACCTCAACGATGATTCACACATGGGGCGAGCAGATCGAAGTGTTCCCGCGGACTGCGTCCGTCGTCGAAGAAGGTGGAACTTTCATCTCAAACTATGTCTGCATGAAGCCGACAAAGATGGTGCAGATGTACCCGACCGCCTATCTCCGCGGTAAGGGAGCGGTCGCCAGATTCTCAGGCGTGATTGTGGCCGGACCCGGCTCACACATCGACTCAGGATCTCGCGCGGTTCTTGAAGCGCCCGAGACGAGCGCTGAGCTCATCACTCGCGCTATTACAAACGGCGGAACGATCATCTCTCGCGGCGCTATCATCGCCCATGTGCCGCAGACGAAGGGACACATCGAGTGCCGCGGCCTTATCTTAAAAGACGGCATTATGCATGCGATCCCGGAGATCGACGGCCGTGTTACGGATGTGGAACTCTCTCACGAAGCAGCGGTCGGCAAGATCGCCCGCGATGAGATCGAGTATCTGATGGCGCGCGGTCTTTCAGAGGAAGAGGCGACGGCAACGATCATCCGCGGATTCCTTGATGTGCGCATCGAAGGACTCCCGGACGCACTGCAGAAGCAGATCGATGATGCGATCGATTCTGCAGATCATGGTTTCTAA
- a CDS encoding cyclase family protein translates to MMRSILQIMVSKMKIYDVTRALVPGMYVYPGDPEFVRRELHAGESTISALSLGTHTGTHIDAPAHYFPAGTTVDELPLGSLITIAEVVSFGALFSHTSSAVLFRSGYHDADKTYPELSEKEAEYLISSGVKVVGCDTPSIGSDAVHRILLGAGIAIIELLDLTHVPDGMYHMFALPLKIRGGDAAPARVVLLEDEE, encoded by the coding sequence ATGATGCGATCGATTCTGCAGATCATGGTTTCTAAGATGAAGATTTACGATGTGACCCGGGCCCTTGTGCCCGGAATGTATGTGTATCCCGGCGATCCCGAGTTTGTGCGAAGAGAGTTGCACGCAGGAGAATCAACGATCTCGGCTCTCTCGCTCGGCACGCATACAGGAACCCACATCGATGCCCCAGCGCATTACTTTCCTGCGGGCACAACCGTTGATGAACTGCCGCTTGGTTCACTGATTACGATTGCAGAGGTGGTGTCGTTCGGCGCTCTTTTCTCCCACACGAGTTCTGCTGTTCTGTTCCGCTCAGGATATCATGATGCGGACAAAACCTATCCTGAACTTTCCGAGAAGGAGGCAGAGTATCTGATCTCCTCCGGAGTAAAGGTTGTCGGCTGTGACACGCCCTCAATCGGCAGCGATGCAGTTCACCGCATTCTGCTCGGAGCAGGCATTGCAATTATTGAGTTGCTGGACCTGACCCATGTTCCTGACGGAATGTACCACATGTTTGCCCTGCCGCTGAAAATCCGAGGGGGCGACGCAGCTCCTGCACGGGTTGTTCTGCTGGAGGATGAAGAATGA
- a CDS encoding mannose-1-phosphate guanylyltransferase/mannose-6-phosphate isomerase, whose translation MYSVILAGGSGTRLFPLSRSEYPKQFIPLLDKESLFQKAVLRACLYSMPDEIYVVTNEAHKFLVRDQLEEMDADCHILTEPCGKNTLPAIQYVVSEIAKRDPDAVVAVFASDQLIEADGRYTRAIDQACVLAKTHLVVFGVVPTSPHTGYGYIRPGAALEEGYVVDAFVEKPDAPTAERYLAEKYLWNAGMFCFGVPIFLEECKKLSPEVYAAFQKPTDEAYNLTPKISMDYGIMEKTDKAAVVPLISSWSDLGSFEALYSVMDKDSLGNVVEGEYLSPDGKNNLIISDKLVATLGLSNVAVIDTPDVLLVCPKDQSQNVGEITALLQKNGDSRASVHTTVHRPWGSYSVLLKGKAYLIKRLTVKPHARLSLQYHHHRSEHWIVVSGMAEVVNGDTTFFVRNGESTFVPAGTMHRLSNPGILPLEVIEVQLGEILTEEDIVRCDDDYLRYSEESPKNIE comes from the coding sequence ATGTATTCCGTAATCCTTGCCGGCGGTTCGGGAACCCGCCTCTTTCCGCTGAGCCGGAGTGAGTATCCGAAACAGTTCATTCCTCTGCTTGACAAAGAGTCACTGTTCCAAAAGGCGGTGCTGCGTGCCTGCCTCTATTCCATGCCTGACGAAATTTATGTGGTCACGAACGAGGCACATAAGTTTCTGGTGCGGGACCAGCTGGAGGAGATGGATGCAGACTGCCATATCCTCACAGAGCCCTGCGGAAAAAATACCCTTCCGGCAATACAGTATGTGGTCTCTGAAATAGCAAAGAGGGATCCCGACGCAGTGGTTGCGGTCTTCGCATCAGATCAGCTGATTGAGGCGGACGGCCGCTATACAAGGGCGATCGATCAGGCCTGTGTTCTTGCAAAGACGCATCTGGTTGTCTTCGGCGTTGTTCCCACTTCCCCTCACACCGGCTACGGATACATCAGGCCGGGAGCAGCGCTCGAGGAGGGATACGTTGTTGACGCATTTGTGGAGAAGCCCGATGCACCGACAGCCGAGCGGTATCTTGCGGAAAAGTATCTCTGGAATGCAGGAATGTTTTGCTTTGGTGTTCCAATCTTTCTTGAGGAGTGTAAAAAACTCAGTCCGGAAGTCTACGCCGCATTCCAAAAACCGACAGACGAGGCATACAACCTGACACCGAAGATCTCAATGGACTACGGGATCATGGAAAAAACCGATAAAGCGGCAGTTGTGCCTCTGATATCGTCATGGAGCGATCTCGGCAGTTTTGAGGCACTCTACTCGGTAATGGACAAGGACTCGCTCGGAAATGTTGTGGAAGGCGAGTATCTGTCTCCGGACGGCAAAAACAATCTGATAATTTCCGACAAGCTGGTGGCGACACTTGGCCTGTCAAATGTCGCCGTGATCGACACGCCTGATGTTCTTCTGGTCTGTCCGAAAGATCAGTCCCAGAATGTCGGAGAGATCACGGCGCTTCTGCAGAAAAACGGCGACAGTCGTGCATCTGTTCACACGACGGTGCACCGACCATGGGGAAGCTATTCGGTGCTTCTCAAAGGGAAAGCGTATCTGATCAAGCGGCTGACGGTGAAGCCGCATGCGCGCTTGTCTCTGCAGTACCACCATCACCGCAGTGAACACTGGATTGTAGTAAGCGGTATGGCTGAGGTTGTGAACGGAGATACGACGTTTTTCGTCAGAAACGGCGAGAGTACCTTTGTTCCGGCAGGAACGATGCATCGCCTGTCAAATCCGGGAATTTTGCCGCTTGAGGTAATTGAGGTACAGTTGGGTGAGATTCTTACGGAGGAGGATATTGTCAGATGTGATGATGATTACCTGAGATACTCTGAGGAGTCTCCCAAAAATATTGAATAA
- a CDS encoding glycosyltransferase, which produces MISVPSLLLIICGLGIGCAAVYPYISYLLKIRTLPSVSAPEIIVYPSISVVINAYKEGPLVKTRIENVFQSQYPKDRLTLYVVNDGADPATSVAAKESLVHSPVKSQLIEPEMRLGKIRCQNMMLSAIEDEIIVFTDADITTKPDALVKLVAHLQNPEVGAVCADLVPVGSTRSVTGSEGAYRSVYGKMCEYDSLIDSTYNFNGPLIAFKKSAVPHIEETTGADDANLALTCITNGYRAIYAVDAVAYELQPVSFREQYHQKIRRADGLINSTRHFQSSYSEKRKLFWKQIFPLRRWMLLYSPLLFVVSTVLLCAGFFLWSVLYCLAIVALVIAVLMFSLIKPDNLLSSFVLNQFYLLIGLLRRKNIQLWDRVEK; this is translated from the coding sequence ATGATATCTGTACCCTCCCTCCTCCTGATAATATGCGGACTTGGCATCGGATGTGCTGCAGTATATCCTTACATCTCCTATCTTTTGAAGATCCGAACACTGCCCTCTGTTTCTGCTCCGGAGATCATTGTCTATCCATCGATCAGTGTTGTGATCAATGCATATAAAGAGGGTCCTCTCGTTAAAACGCGTATTGAGAACGTATTTCAATCTCAGTATCCCAAGGACCGGCTTACTCTGTATGTGGTTAATGACGGGGCTGACCCTGCAACAAGTGTTGCCGCAAAAGAGTCCTTGGTACACAGTCCGGTTAAGTCACAGTTGATCGAACCGGAAATGCGACTTGGAAAAATACGATGTCAGAATATGATGCTCTCAGCAATTGAGGATGAGATCATTGTTTTCACTGACGCAGACATCACTACAAAACCTGATGCTCTTGTAAAACTCGTGGCCCATCTCCAGAATCCTGAAGTTGGTGCAGTGTGTGCTGATCTGGTTCCGGTCGGCTCAACCCGGAGTGTGACCGGTTCTGAAGGAGCTTACCGTTCCGTCTACGGAAAAATGTGCGAGTACGACAGTCTGATTGATTCAACATACAACTTCAACGGCCCGTTGATTGCTTTCAAAAAATCTGCCGTGCCGCATATTGAAGAGACTACCGGTGCAGATGATGCAAATCTTGCGCTGACCTGCATTACAAACGGATATCGGGCGATATATGCGGTCGATGCAGTAGCATACGAGTTGCAGCCAGTGTCATTTCGCGAACAGTATCATCAGAAAATTCGCCGTGCTGACGGTCTGATAAACAGCACCCGTCATTTTCAGTCATCATATAGTGAAAAGAGAAAACTGTTCTGGAAACAGATATTTCCTCTTCGACGATGGATGCTGCTCTACTCACCGTTGCTGTTTGTAGTTTCTACAGTACTTCTTTGTGCAGGCTTCTTTCTCTGGTCAGTGTTGTACTGTCTGGCAATTGTAGCACTTGTTATTGCGGTGCTGATGTTTTCTCTGATAAAACCGGACAATCTCCTGAGCAGTTTTGTCCTCAACCAGTTTTACTTGCTGATAGGACTCCTCAGACGGAAAAATATTCAGTTGTGGGATCGTGTTGAAAAATAG
- a CDS encoding oligosaccharyl transferase, archaeosortase A system-associated has translation MDMSFWNDRRYRYGILGGIVLILTVLAFWIRILPFPDLAGTGDMIAGPDAWYNLRLIEAALANNFGFIHFEPMTLYPTGQDIVWGPLFTWIAAAVAAVAGAATRPEVIDAAGWVPALMGAAMVPVMYWFGARIGNWKTGLVSALFIAVIGGQYLSRSLYGHLDHHIAETLFSTLFCLLYVVALYALKDHKIDFKEYATLKIPVLYGIICGIAYLLSLLTMSTMVVFGLFVALFTLIQFIIDHRAGKPTEYLLVLNVIAFTIVVIGMLIYGVQDTSFSFVSYSLGVLCAHIGLIIGTIVLYAISKILAKKSMPWYYFPAALAAIVIVGVGIVAIALPTLFSSAMGSLSMFFSQGAAQSTIAEMASWSMEGAFNSYNWGILLAAGGFIYLLYRVWKHEEPGALFVLIWSILMIFATIQHVRWEYYVAANIALLAAVAVGWTIDFAQKDLLKIVGKQESKTSDETPAKKGKKTAAKAATGPDWIKVGVFAIVAVIAIAFVATSAAAAVQTGSNYGKYGGTEKDWISETTWMLNGTPETGVDYLTIYEKDGFVYPEESYGVMSWWDYGHYITTIAERIPNSNPFQSGVAGEYGAAAVLTSTNESAVMEKLDYLGTRYVMTDYQMAGGKFGAMAIWNDSVAQLSPYFYTMLQNSNGQLSYVQAYTPEYYNTLTVRLQNFDGSMTSPGDVAYVETDSSGGYGYPVITNMKAYTNAADAWAAADQYNSVTASATKHAYVVANPSSVTKGYLPSVTVPALQHFRLVHESPTYVMTNGQAASQPIEGGNAWVKSFEYVPGAVIKGDGIIEVNVVTNNGRTFTYRQESVDGQFIVPYSTSGSSYDVKTTGPYTIVGTGKTFEVSEEAVMNGLSIN, from the coding sequence ATGGATATGAGCTTTTGGAACGATCGTCGATATCGTTATGGAATCCTTGGAGGAATAGTACTCATCCTTACAGTACTTGCCTTCTGGATACGTATACTGCCGTTTCCGGATCTGGCTGGAACCGGCGATATGATCGCAGGACCGGACGCATGGTACAACCTCCGGCTTATCGAGGCAGCACTTGCAAACAACTTTGGATTTATCCATTTTGAACCGATGACCCTGTACCCGACCGGTCAGGACATCGTCTGGGGTCCTCTGTTCACTTGGATTGCAGCGGCAGTTGCAGCAGTTGCAGGAGCAGCAACGCGCCCAGAAGTAATTGATGCAGCCGGATGGGTCCCGGCCCTGATGGGTGCTGCAATGGTTCCGGTTATGTACTGGTTTGGTGCAAGAATCGGCAACTGGAAGACAGGACTTGTCTCTGCACTGTTTATTGCCGTGATCGGAGGGCAGTATCTGTCCAGATCTCTTTACGGACACTTGGACCACCATATTGCAGAAACGCTGTTTTCAACACTGTTCTGTCTCCTGTATGTGGTCGCCCTCTATGCTCTGAAGGATCATAAAATTGACTTCAAAGAGTATGCGACCCTGAAAATACCAGTGTTGTACGGAATAATCTGCGGTATTGCCTACCTGCTCAGTCTGTTGACCATGTCAACCATGGTCGTGTTCGGGCTGTTTGTTGCACTCTTCACCCTGATTCAGTTCATTATTGATCATCGTGCCGGAAAGCCAACAGAATATCTGCTTGTTCTGAATGTGATCGCATTTACTATTGTTGTAATTGGCATGCTGATCTATGGAGTACAGGATACCAGTTTCAGTTTTGTGTCATACTCGCTTGGAGTACTCTGTGCTCATATCGGCTTGATCATTGGAACGATCGTCCTCTATGCGATATCGAAGATACTGGCAAAGAAGAGCATGCCATGGTATTACTTCCCGGCAGCACTTGCGGCCATTGTAATAGTCGGAGTCGGCATCGTGGCAATTGCTCTTCCGACTCTCTTCAGTTCGGCAATGGGATCTCTCAGTATGTTCTTCTCCCAAGGAGCAGCCCAGTCCACCATCGCCGAGATGGCCTCCTGGTCCATGGAAGGAGCATTCAACTCCTATAACTGGGGCATCCTGCTCGCAGCAGGCGGATTTATCTACCTCCTCTACCGTGTATGGAAACATGAGGAGCCAGGAGCACTGTTTGTTCTCATCTGGTCCATTCTCATGATCTTTGCAACCATCCAGCATGTCCGCTGGGAGTATTATGTCGCAGCAAACATTGCACTTCTTGCAGCAGTCGCAGTCGGATGGACAATTGATTTCGCGCAAAAGGATCTTCTCAAGATAGTCGGAAAGCAGGAGAGCAAAACCTCAGACGAAACTCCGGCAAAGAAAGGCAAAAAAACTGCGGCAAAAGCAGCAACAGGGCCTGACTGGATCAAAGTCGGCGTCTTTGCAATTGTAGCAGTCATTGCCATAGCATTTGTGGCAACCTCAGCCGCAGCCGCGGTGCAGACCGGCTCAAACTACGGCAAGTACGGTGGAACCGAGAAGGACTGGATCTCAGAAACCACCTGGATGCTGAATGGAACTCCAGAGACCGGTGTTGATTATCTGACCATCTATGAAAAAGACGGTTTCGTGTACCCTGAAGAGTCCTATGGTGTTATGTCCTGGTGGGACTATGGCCATTACATCACCACAATCGCAGAACGCATTCCAAACAGCAATCCCTTCCAGTCAGGAGTTGCCGGTGAGTACGGTGCTGCAGCAGTACTGACAAGCACCAACGAGTCGGCAGTCATGGAAAAACTGGATTACCTTGGCACCAGGTACGTCATGACCGACTACCAGATGGCAGGCGGCAAATTCGGTGCAATGGCAATCTGGAACGACTCGGTTGCACAGCTGAGCCCGTACTTCTACACAATGTTGCAGAACAGCAACGGCCAGCTCTCCTATGTGCAGGCATACACGCCCGAGTACTATAACACGCTGACGGTGCGGCTGCAGAACTTTGACGGATCCATGACAAGCCCCGGAGACGTGGCATATGTTGAGACCGACTCATCAGGAGGCTACGGCTACCCGGTCATCACCAACATGAAAGCATACACTAATGCAGCAGATGCATGGGCAGCGGCTGATCAGTACAATTCGGTCACGGCCTCGGCAACAAAGCATGCCTATGTTGTTGCAAACCCGTCAAGTGTGACCAAAGGATATCTTCCGAGTGTGACCGTTCCTGCACTGCAGCATTTCCGCCTCGTGCACGAGTCCCCGACCTATGTGATGACCAACGGTCAGGCCGCAAGCCAGCCGATCGAAGGCGGTAACGCATGGGTCAAGAGCTTTGAGTACGTGCCGGGAGCTGTCATCAAAGGAGACGGCATCATTGAAGTGAACGTTGTCACGAACAATGGAAGAACCTTCACCTACCGTCAGGAAAGTGTGGACGGACAGTTCATTGTTCCATACTCCACCTCCGGCAGCAGCTACGATGTGAAGACGACCGGACCCTACACGATTGTTGGTACCGGCAAGACCTTTGAGGTCTCTGAGGAAGCCGTGATGAACGGCCTTTCCATCAACTAA